In Drosophila santomea strain STO CAGO 1482 chromosome 2L, Prin_Dsan_1.1, whole genome shotgun sequence, a single window of DNA contains:
- the LOC120458749 gene encoding F-actin-uncapping protein LRRC16A isoform X1, with protein MGEMRTMEMMTHIDQYLRRIIELQIRDVVKQNRDKESVKSILGRHTKILVKYMVKLETKGDKTENRVLVFTPVRVYLLSAKVPTKIECHFHYLDIVGVESKKSTHFSIVTNDRPYSFVTTGDAGNFSSNADVILTDLASAIKQIFPTVPLKYIIRKIDIQPPERETIFSEEFRPSDPRNVGPCGGFSAQYACMCDFHGVPYREEVAWDVDTIYLSHDTRVLNLRDFDHLEPKDLMAIVSALEYNTFFRGLKAAHMRLSHETLERILHVLKRSMWLEELHLEALGLRWDFLNKLSISVITNSNPAIRTIDLSHNIIEDKGASSLCALFGKIVQGAIHLAGPIAKVSKGLCKLALAHCGLTSKGVNQMSHSLTLNQSISNSLTYLDLSGNSLKDDITNLHNFLAQPNVLEHLDLASTDITLENLFGALLRGCATHLAHLNVSHNSFSTKKGKEIPPSFKQFFTSTFSLKHLNIAGCKLPMEALKNLLLGLACNESTAGLYLDLSTNTLGAQGAHVLESCIHGVRVLQSLDISDNNLDAELAPVLTAISKNPSIRTLHLTRSLTGMKPKHIPPVMDALVNLIQKDDFPLVELILSENKLKHDLHDFINALGSNQSLQKLDISGNFMGDVGARLLAKALQINNRLRTIYMDKNGVTLQGYADIVYALEHNHSMRTIPFPIFDIAPHLKSHPDKTDAVMRKMQELLQRNCNGLKRATGQGFRLQHGFMLSSTHQLVDKLVAETQDTISLAKGGSESASAVQRLITDAENCKQLMPKLQEAVRNDSHPIEMKLTRVASELSYTIKSYLEETLETMMRTGIEQCPKTLGNQIVVQDLRKALAERLVVPEEFLQICLLNNAGSEIMNKVGEIEQSLAAAISDRATDEVLEALTRYRRGMGIAESPSVLLDEPQTPDIVRSRSSHDADGLIIRPGGRGSILPKLGLESPTKLEYLNLATPHLPTKRRSLAKKVRPQSVVENLSLGHFPDLLESPSSHRSSSQLSSRAAAGAAALVGAANMNDSIVVDDGGVDECCDSITELPSASFQLQHLVKGRPKRAKTRAPTRPLVATECAGGSREIGEGLEHFFRPGSATPTTLTPLVSPTSEECSSLSFVDSPTMSRDGNGHMTSEETTPILEERRPIKLERQSPLLKSASWATRSRSTDNLEKYSPLVGRKSPLVKMRTEGGPGSGSAGGADETPIPSCNLLKATAREDKTRSPSSDSIKSHATGEGSVIVKTANGILRTPIVLQKPRPWSVVGSEPKAGGELITGNGNAESSKTTPEKVEEDDVEVVTFGSTCGSIVGITPGIALSTSGGGSIVGITPGGALEKKSVRELAAGLNRMELPLKPPVMPRTLLNASSARTNTSSTGSTSNSVSVSSSKTTNTSLTVLNQSQTRSRIVSSSSTGSTETITAHSTTSTSSNSHEKQHAKACANLISNEILNMRNGQLGAKSGSCAESGGVKRIAGKEISTLFEETLVEELQQSIATRRGFRDSPYTKEDVVDL; from the exons ATGGGTGAAATGCGCACCATGGAGATGATGACTCACATCGACCAGTACCTGCGCCGCATCATCGAGCTGCAGATACGGGACGTGGTCAAGCAGAATCGCGACAAAG AAAGCGTCAAGTCTATTCTGGGTCGCCACACAAAGATACTCGTCAAGTATATGGTCAAATTGGAGACGAAAGGCGATAAGACGGAGAATCGTGTTCTG GTCTTTACTCCCGTGAGGGTCTATTTGCTCAGTGCCAAAGTGCCCACCAAA ATCGAATGCCATTTCCACTACCTGGACATTGTGGGGGTCGAGAGCAAGAAGTCCACCCACTTCTCCATTGTGACCAACGATCGGCCATACTCGTTCGTTACCACCGGCGATGCGGGCAATTTCAGCTCG AACGCTGATGTCATTCTAACCGATCTAGCCTCGGCCATCAAGCAGATATTCCCAACAGTTCCTTTAAAGTACATCATCCGGAAG ATTGATATACAGCCACCGGAGCGGGAGACCATATTCTCCGAGGAATTCAGACCCTCTGATCCCCGAAATGTGGGTCCCTGTGGGGGATTCAGTGCCCAGTATGCCTGCATGTGCGATTTCCATGGCGTTCCCTATCGCGAGGAAGTGGCTTGGGATGTGGACACCATCTATCTTTCCCACGACACGCGAGTCCTCAACTTGCGCGACTTTGACCACCTGGAACCAAA AGACTTGATGGCCATCGTTTCGGCTCTGGAATACAACACGTTCTTTCGTGGCCTGAAGGCAGCCCACATGCGATTGTCCCACGAGACCCTGGAACGCATCCTGCACGTCCTTAAGCGTTCGATGTGGCTGGAAGAGCTGCACCTGGAGGCATTGGGCTTAAG ATGGGATTTCCTGAACAAGTTATCGATATCTGTGATAACGAATAGCAATCCCGCCATTCGCACCATCGATCTAAGCCACAATATAATTGAGGATAAAG GAGCAAGTTCATTGTGCGCCCTATTTGGAAAGATTGTACAAG GTGCCATTCATTTGGCTGGGCCAATAGCCAAGGTATCCAAGGGCCTGTGCAAACTGGCCTTGGCCCACTGTGGACTAACTTCAAAGGGAGTCAACCAGATGTCGCACTCGCTCACGCTCAATCAGAGTATTTCCAACTCGCTCACGTATCTAGACCTAAGTGGTAATAGTCTCAAAGATGATATAACC AATTTGCACAATTTTCTGGCTCAACCCAATGTACTGGAGCACTTAGATCTGGCCTCGACTGACATCACGCTGGAAAAT TTGTTTGGAGCTCTGTTGCGCGGCTGCGCCACGCATTTGGCCCATCTGAACGTGTCGCACAACTCGTTCAGCACCAAGAAGGGCAAGGAAATCCCGCCCTCGTTCAAGCAGTTTTTCACCAGCACTTTCAGTTTAAAGCACCTCAATATCGCCGGATGCAAACTACCCATGGAGGCACTGAAAAACCTGCTGCTTGGTCTGGCCTGCAACGAGTCTACAGCCGGGCTTTATCTGGATCTCAGCACTAACACGCTGGGCGCCCAAGGTGCCCATGTGCTTGAATCCTGCATCCATGGAGTGCGAGTTCTGCAAAGCCTAGACATTAGCGATAATA atCTTGATGCTGAGCTAGCGCCTGTGTTGACAGCCATTTCCAAGAACCCCTCGATTCGGACACTTCACCTGACCCGCAGCCTTACGGGAATGAAGCCAAAGCACATTCCGCCCGTTATGGACGCCCTGGTGAACCTCATCCAAAAGGACGACTTTCCGCTGGTCGAGCTGATACTATCGGAGAATAAACTGAAGCACGACCTGCACGACTTTATCAACGCTCTAGGCAGCAACCAAAGCCTTCAGAAGCTGGACATCAGTGGCAACTTTATGGGGGATGTGGGCGCACGACTCCTGGCCAAAGCTTTGCAGATTAACAACCGGCTGCGTACCATATATATGGATAAGAACGGAGTGACGTTGCAGGGCTATGCGGATATCGTTTACGCATTAGAGCACAACCATAGCATGCGCACTATTCCCTTTCCTATTTTCGATATAGCTCCGCATCTGAAAAGCCACCCGGATAAGACGGATGCGGTAATGCGTAAGATgcaggagctgctgcagcgcAACTGCAATGGATTAAAACGGGCCACCGGACAAGGATTCCGGCTACAGCACGGCTTCATGCTCTCGTCCACACACCAGTTGGTTGATAAGTTGGTGGCCGAGACTCAGGACACAATTTCCTTGGCTAAGGGAGGCAGTGAATCCGCCTCGGCGGTGCAGCGCCTGATTACCGACGCCGAAAACTGCAAACAACTGATGCCAAAGCTGCAAGAGGCCGTTCGCAACGACAGTCATCCCATTGAAATGAAGCTGACCCGAGTGGCCAGTGAACTGAGCTACACGATTAAGAGTTATCTGGAGGAGACCCTGGAGACGATGATGCGCACTGGAATCGAGCAGTGCCCCAAAACTCTGGGCAACCAGATTGTAGTTCAGGATCTTCGAAAGGCTCTTGCCGAGCGTTTGGTTGTCCCCGAAGAATTCCTGCAGATCTGTCTGCTCAACAACGCCGGCAGTGAGATTATGAACAAAGTTGG TGAGATTGAACAATCCTTGGCAGCCGCCATCTCAGATCGGGCTACAGATGAGGTGCTGGAAGCACTGACCCGCTACCGCCGAGGCATGGGCATCGCGGAGTCGCCATCGGTGCTGCTGGACGAACCGCAGACGCCGGATATCGTGCGCAGTCGCTCCAGTCAT GATGCGGATGGTTTGATCATACGACCGGGTGGACGAGGCTCGATATTGCCCAAACTGGGCTTGGAATCGCCCACT aaattGGAATATCTCAACCTT GCCACACCACATTTACCCACCAAGCGACGCAGTCTTGCCAAGAAGGTACGTCCCCAGTCCGTGGTGGAGAATCTCAGCCTGGGACACTTCCCCGACCTCCTGGAGTCACCATCCTCGCACCGCTCCAGCTCCCAGTTGTCTTCCCGTGCAGCTGCAGGTGCCGCCGCCTTGGTGGGAGCGGCCAATATGAACGACAGCATCGTTGTGGACGACGGAGGAGTGGATGAGTGTTGCGATTCCATCACGGAGCTGCCCAGCGCCTCGTTCCAGCTGCAACACCTGGTCAAAGGTCGGCCAAAGCGGGCCAAAACGCGTGCGCCCACTCGACCGCTGGTCGCCACTGAGTGTGCCGGGGGCAGCAGGGAAATCGGCGAAGGCTTGGAACACTTCTTCCGGCCCGGTTCTGCTACGCCCACCACCCTGACTCCGTTAGTTTCACCTACGTCGGAGGAATGCAGCTCCTTGTCGTTTGTAGACAGCCCTACGATGAGTCGCGATGGGAATGGACACATGACCTCTGAGGAGACCACTCCCATTCTAGAGGAGCGCCGACCTATTAAATTGGAGCGCCAGTCGCCATTGCTCAAAA gTGCGTCATGGGCCACCCGCTCCCGATCCACGGACAATCTAGAGAAATATTCGCCACTGGTGGGTCGTAAGTCCCCGCTGGTAAAGATGAGAACAGAAGGTGGTCCCGGCTCGGGATCTGCAGGCGGCGCTGACGAGACGCCCATACCCAGTTGTAATCTTCTTAAGGCAACCGCTCGAGAGGACAAAACGCGTTCGCCCAGCAGCGATTCGATTAAAAGTCATGCCACAGGCGAGGGTAGTGTTATTGTGAAGACTGCCAACGGCATCCTGCGAACGCCCATAGTTCTGCAGAAACCGCGACCATGGTCAGTTGTTGGCAGCGAGCCAAAGGCAGGCGGAGAGCTTATTACAGGCAACGGGAATGCCGAATCCAGCAAGACCACGCCTGAAAAAGTAGAAGAAG ATGACGTCGAGGTTGTGACTTTTGGATCTACCTGTGGCTCAATTGTAGGCATTACGCCGGGAATAGCTTTATCTACCAGTGGCGGTGGAAGCATTGTGGGCATTACACCAG GAGGTGCCCTTGAAAAGAAGTCTGTGCGGGAACTAGCAGCGGGTCTCAACAGAATGG AACTTCCCCTAAAGCCGCCCGTTATGCCAAGAACCTTGCTGAACGCTTCGAGTGCCCGCACGAACACGTCCTCCACAGGCTCCACCTCAAATAGTGTATCAGTCAGCTCATCCAAGACCACCAACACATCGTTGACAGTATTAAACCAGAGCCAGACACGATCAAGGATCGTGAGCTCGAGCAGCACTGGCAGCACCGAGACCATCACAGCGcacagcaccaccagcacctcTTCCAACAGCCACGAGAAGCAACATGCCAAGGCTTGTGCCAATTTAATCAGCAACGAGATCCTCAATATGCGCAACGGACAGTTGGGCGCAAAGTCTGGTAGCTGCGCGGAAAGTGGTGGCGTGAAGCGAATTGCCGGCAAGGAGATCTCTACGCTATTCGAG GAGACATTAGTTGAAGAACTGCAGCAAAGCATTGCGACCAGACGCGGTTTTAGAGACTCGCCCTACACCAAGGAGGATGTCGTTGATTTATAA
- the LOC120458749 gene encoding F-actin-uncapping protein LRRC16A isoform X3, with translation MGEMRTMEMMTHIDQYLRRIIELQIRDVVKQNRDKESVKSILGRHTKILVKYMVKLETKGDKTENRVLVFTPVRVYLLSAKVPTKIECHFHYLDIVGVESKKSTHFSIVTNDRPYSFVTTGDAGNFSSNADVILTDLASAIKQIFPTVPLKYIIRKIDIQPPERETIFSEEFRPSDPRNVGPCGGFSAQYACMCDFHGVPYREEVAWDVDTIYLSHDTRVLNLRDFDHLEPKDLMAIVSALEYNTFFRGLKAAHMRLSHETLERILHVLKRSMWLEELHLEALGLRWDFLNKLSISVITNSNPAIRTIDLSHNIIEDKGAIHLAGPIAKVSKGLCKLALAHCGLTSKGVNQMSHSLTLNQSISNSLTYLDLSGNSLKDDITNLHNFLAQPNVLEHLDLASTDITLENLFGALLRGCATHLAHLNVSHNSFSTKKGKEIPPSFKQFFTSTFSLKHLNIAGCKLPMEALKNLLLGLACNESTAGLYLDLSTNTLGAQGAHVLESCIHGVRVLQSLDISDNNLDAELAPVLTAISKNPSIRTLHLTRSLTGMKPKHIPPVMDALVNLIQKDDFPLVELILSENKLKHDLHDFINALGSNQSLQKLDISGNFMGDVGARLLAKALQINNRLRTIYMDKNGVTLQGYADIVYALEHNHSMRTIPFPIFDIAPHLKSHPDKTDAVMRKMQELLQRNCNGLKRATGQGFRLQHGFMLSSTHQLVDKLVAETQDTISLAKGGSESASAVQRLITDAENCKQLMPKLQEAVRNDSHPIEMKLTRVASELSYTIKSYLEETLETMMRTGIEQCPKTLGNQIVVQDLRKALAERLVVPEEFLQICLLNNAGSEIMNKVGEIEQSLAAAISDRATDEVLEALTRYRRGMGIAESPSVLLDEPQTPDIVRSRSSHDADGLIIRPGGRGSILPKLGLESPTKLEYLNLATPHLPTKRRSLAKKVRPQSVVENLSLGHFPDLLESPSSHRSSSQLSSRAAAGAAALVGAANMNDSIVVDDGGVDECCDSITELPSASFQLQHLVKGRPKRAKTRAPTRPLVATECAGGSREIGEGLEHFFRPGSATPTTLTPLVSPTSEECSSLSFVDSPTMSRDGNGHMTSEETTPILEERRPIKLERQSPLLKSASWATRSRSTDNLEKYSPLVGRKSPLVKMRTEGGPGSGSAGGADETPIPSCNLLKATAREDKTRSPSSDSIKSHATGEGSVIVKTANGILRTPIVLQKPRPWSVVGSEPKAGGELITGNGNAESSKTTPEKVEEDDVEVVTFGSTCGSIVGITPGIALSTSGGGSIVGITPGGALEKKSVRELAAGLNRMELPLKPPVMPRTLLNASSARTNTSSTGSTSNSVSVSSSKTTNTSLTVLNQSQTRSRIVSSSSTGSTETITAHSTTSTSSNSHEKQHAKACANLISNEILNMRNGQLGAKSGSCAESGGVKRIAGKEISTLFEETLVEELQQSIATRRGFRDSPYTKEDVVDL, from the exons ATGGGTGAAATGCGCACCATGGAGATGATGACTCACATCGACCAGTACCTGCGCCGCATCATCGAGCTGCAGATACGGGACGTGGTCAAGCAGAATCGCGACAAAG AAAGCGTCAAGTCTATTCTGGGTCGCCACACAAAGATACTCGTCAAGTATATGGTCAAATTGGAGACGAAAGGCGATAAGACGGAGAATCGTGTTCTG GTCTTTACTCCCGTGAGGGTCTATTTGCTCAGTGCCAAAGTGCCCACCAAA ATCGAATGCCATTTCCACTACCTGGACATTGTGGGGGTCGAGAGCAAGAAGTCCACCCACTTCTCCATTGTGACCAACGATCGGCCATACTCGTTCGTTACCACCGGCGATGCGGGCAATTTCAGCTCG AACGCTGATGTCATTCTAACCGATCTAGCCTCGGCCATCAAGCAGATATTCCCAACAGTTCCTTTAAAGTACATCATCCGGAAG ATTGATATACAGCCACCGGAGCGGGAGACCATATTCTCCGAGGAATTCAGACCCTCTGATCCCCGAAATGTGGGTCCCTGTGGGGGATTCAGTGCCCAGTATGCCTGCATGTGCGATTTCCATGGCGTTCCCTATCGCGAGGAAGTGGCTTGGGATGTGGACACCATCTATCTTTCCCACGACACGCGAGTCCTCAACTTGCGCGACTTTGACCACCTGGAACCAAA AGACTTGATGGCCATCGTTTCGGCTCTGGAATACAACACGTTCTTTCGTGGCCTGAAGGCAGCCCACATGCGATTGTCCCACGAGACCCTGGAACGCATCCTGCACGTCCTTAAGCGTTCGATGTGGCTGGAAGAGCTGCACCTGGAGGCATTGGGCTTAAG ATGGGATTTCCTGAACAAGTTATCGATATCTGTGATAACGAATAGCAATCCCGCCATTCGCACCATCGATCTAAGCCACAATATAATTGAGGATAAAG GTGCCATTCATTTGGCTGGGCCAATAGCCAAGGTATCCAAGGGCCTGTGCAAACTGGCCTTGGCCCACTGTGGACTAACTTCAAAGGGAGTCAACCAGATGTCGCACTCGCTCACGCTCAATCAGAGTATTTCCAACTCGCTCACGTATCTAGACCTAAGTGGTAATAGTCTCAAAGATGATATAACC AATTTGCACAATTTTCTGGCTCAACCCAATGTACTGGAGCACTTAGATCTGGCCTCGACTGACATCACGCTGGAAAAT TTGTTTGGAGCTCTGTTGCGCGGCTGCGCCACGCATTTGGCCCATCTGAACGTGTCGCACAACTCGTTCAGCACCAAGAAGGGCAAGGAAATCCCGCCCTCGTTCAAGCAGTTTTTCACCAGCACTTTCAGTTTAAAGCACCTCAATATCGCCGGATGCAAACTACCCATGGAGGCACTGAAAAACCTGCTGCTTGGTCTGGCCTGCAACGAGTCTACAGCCGGGCTTTATCTGGATCTCAGCACTAACACGCTGGGCGCCCAAGGTGCCCATGTGCTTGAATCCTGCATCCATGGAGTGCGAGTTCTGCAAAGCCTAGACATTAGCGATAATA atCTTGATGCTGAGCTAGCGCCTGTGTTGACAGCCATTTCCAAGAACCCCTCGATTCGGACACTTCACCTGACCCGCAGCCTTACGGGAATGAAGCCAAAGCACATTCCGCCCGTTATGGACGCCCTGGTGAACCTCATCCAAAAGGACGACTTTCCGCTGGTCGAGCTGATACTATCGGAGAATAAACTGAAGCACGACCTGCACGACTTTATCAACGCTCTAGGCAGCAACCAAAGCCTTCAGAAGCTGGACATCAGTGGCAACTTTATGGGGGATGTGGGCGCACGACTCCTGGCCAAAGCTTTGCAGATTAACAACCGGCTGCGTACCATATATATGGATAAGAACGGAGTGACGTTGCAGGGCTATGCGGATATCGTTTACGCATTAGAGCACAACCATAGCATGCGCACTATTCCCTTTCCTATTTTCGATATAGCTCCGCATCTGAAAAGCCACCCGGATAAGACGGATGCGGTAATGCGTAAGATgcaggagctgctgcagcgcAACTGCAATGGATTAAAACGGGCCACCGGACAAGGATTCCGGCTACAGCACGGCTTCATGCTCTCGTCCACACACCAGTTGGTTGATAAGTTGGTGGCCGAGACTCAGGACACAATTTCCTTGGCTAAGGGAGGCAGTGAATCCGCCTCGGCGGTGCAGCGCCTGATTACCGACGCCGAAAACTGCAAACAACTGATGCCAAAGCTGCAAGAGGCCGTTCGCAACGACAGTCATCCCATTGAAATGAAGCTGACCCGAGTGGCCAGTGAACTGAGCTACACGATTAAGAGTTATCTGGAGGAGACCCTGGAGACGATGATGCGCACTGGAATCGAGCAGTGCCCCAAAACTCTGGGCAACCAGATTGTAGTTCAGGATCTTCGAAAGGCTCTTGCCGAGCGTTTGGTTGTCCCCGAAGAATTCCTGCAGATCTGTCTGCTCAACAACGCCGGCAGTGAGATTATGAACAAAGTTGG TGAGATTGAACAATCCTTGGCAGCCGCCATCTCAGATCGGGCTACAGATGAGGTGCTGGAAGCACTGACCCGCTACCGCCGAGGCATGGGCATCGCGGAGTCGCCATCGGTGCTGCTGGACGAACCGCAGACGCCGGATATCGTGCGCAGTCGCTCCAGTCAT GATGCGGATGGTTTGATCATACGACCGGGTGGACGAGGCTCGATATTGCCCAAACTGGGCTTGGAATCGCCCACT aaattGGAATATCTCAACCTT GCCACACCACATTTACCCACCAAGCGACGCAGTCTTGCCAAGAAGGTACGTCCCCAGTCCGTGGTGGAGAATCTCAGCCTGGGACACTTCCCCGACCTCCTGGAGTCACCATCCTCGCACCGCTCCAGCTCCCAGTTGTCTTCCCGTGCAGCTGCAGGTGCCGCCGCCTTGGTGGGAGCGGCCAATATGAACGACAGCATCGTTGTGGACGACGGAGGAGTGGATGAGTGTTGCGATTCCATCACGGAGCTGCCCAGCGCCTCGTTCCAGCTGCAACACCTGGTCAAAGGTCGGCCAAAGCGGGCCAAAACGCGTGCGCCCACTCGACCGCTGGTCGCCACTGAGTGTGCCGGGGGCAGCAGGGAAATCGGCGAAGGCTTGGAACACTTCTTCCGGCCCGGTTCTGCTACGCCCACCACCCTGACTCCGTTAGTTTCACCTACGTCGGAGGAATGCAGCTCCTTGTCGTTTGTAGACAGCCCTACGATGAGTCGCGATGGGAATGGACACATGACCTCTGAGGAGACCACTCCCATTCTAGAGGAGCGCCGACCTATTAAATTGGAGCGCCAGTCGCCATTGCTCAAAA gTGCGTCATGGGCCACCCGCTCCCGATCCACGGACAATCTAGAGAAATATTCGCCACTGGTGGGTCGTAAGTCCCCGCTGGTAAAGATGAGAACAGAAGGTGGTCCCGGCTCGGGATCTGCAGGCGGCGCTGACGAGACGCCCATACCCAGTTGTAATCTTCTTAAGGCAACCGCTCGAGAGGACAAAACGCGTTCGCCCAGCAGCGATTCGATTAAAAGTCATGCCACAGGCGAGGGTAGTGTTATTGTGAAGACTGCCAACGGCATCCTGCGAACGCCCATAGTTCTGCAGAAACCGCGACCATGGTCAGTTGTTGGCAGCGAGCCAAAGGCAGGCGGAGAGCTTATTACAGGCAACGGGAATGCCGAATCCAGCAAGACCACGCCTGAAAAAGTAGAAGAAG ATGACGTCGAGGTTGTGACTTTTGGATCTACCTGTGGCTCAATTGTAGGCATTACGCCGGGAATAGCTTTATCTACCAGTGGCGGTGGAAGCATTGTGGGCATTACACCAG GAGGTGCCCTTGAAAAGAAGTCTGTGCGGGAACTAGCAGCGGGTCTCAACAGAATGG AACTTCCCCTAAAGCCGCCCGTTATGCCAAGAACCTTGCTGAACGCTTCGAGTGCCCGCACGAACACGTCCTCCACAGGCTCCACCTCAAATAGTGTATCAGTCAGCTCATCCAAGACCACCAACACATCGTTGACAGTATTAAACCAGAGCCAGACACGATCAAGGATCGTGAGCTCGAGCAGCACTGGCAGCACCGAGACCATCACAGCGcacagcaccaccagcacctcTTCCAACAGCCACGAGAAGCAACATGCCAAGGCTTGTGCCAATTTAATCAGCAACGAGATCCTCAATATGCGCAACGGACAGTTGGGCGCAAAGTCTGGTAGCTGCGCGGAAAGTGGTGGCGTGAAGCGAATTGCCGGCAAGGAGATCTCTACGCTATTCGAG GAGACATTAGTTGAAGAACTGCAGCAAAGCATTGCGACCAGACGCGGTTTTAGAGACTCGCCCTACACCAAGGAGGATGTCGTTGATTTATAA